TATGCTGACAAAGCTCTGCCATTCTCTGTTGGGGACGCATATCAACAAGTGAATGTTGCACCTGATGTTGAAGACACCAATAAGGATCACGAACAAACAGGAATTATTAAAAGAACCgagaaaagagaaattaaagcATTTGGATTTACCTGATTGCTTACAACAGGAATCTCATTTTCAAGAATAATTTGTAATCTCTCTGTATCAAAATTTGTCAGAGCCACAGTCTTGATTTTACCTGTACAGAGCTAACAGAAGTAGTTTGCAAGAAACGTGAACTTATAAGTGAATTTGTAACCGTTAATCAGAAATGAAACTAACCTTCTTCTTTCAAATCTGTTAGGTGTTTTAGTGCATCCAGGTAGCCTGGATTCGAATAATCCCACCTAAATCCATTAGAGACAGGGGAGAATTGTAACAAGAATCCTTAACTTCAGAGAATCagaattattttaataagtaGTTTAGCTAGATAATGGAAATTAAGTACTCTTTTTCACTATTTCAGTAAAGAAGCAAAATGGATGATTTTGTCATGGATAATGTTAATGGTTATGATTCTAATTCTCCCTAAAATTTGAAGAATTGTGCTGCTTGAACCGTGATAGTCAGTAGATAAAAAACCACAACACAGAGGGATTAAATACCAATGGAACTGAAGCATGTCCAAGGATTCCACATCCATTCTCTTCCTTGAAACATTTATGCTGTCTCTTACGTAGCTACTAGTCATCTTAACTGGCGGAGGCACCCACTTAGTGAGACTGCGTCAAATGATACAATGGATAAGAAAAtgctttcctttatttttactAACAATTTAGAAGTATATGGTAGGATGCATACTAGCCAAATACCCCTCCAAAGAAACTGCATTTTCttcaagtataaaaaataattaagaaaataatatgtaGTCACATAATCAACTCACCCTCTGACCTGTTCCAATAATTCTGGAGGACGCTCTCGACGAACTCGATCAATGAAAATCCCATATAGATCTTCAGCAGGTCCATCTGCAAAGGCCAAAGAACACAACAATGAGAATACAATTCTCAAAGGCCAAAGAACACAACAATGAGAAGAATCCACATCTAATCTAAAACATCAAACAAACAACAATCAAATGACACcctcaaatttgaaaatgaaaaatcaattaTCACTCTCTATTCCTCTAACGAATAACTTGAGTGTGTAATCAAGGAATTTCCTTAAAGGGGTATATTAAGATGAGTTCAAACACAAAGCAAGTAGAAGCAGCTAAGTTGCATACATATATCAGCCAAATCAAAAGTGGTGAGGCCAGCATCAGCATATTTAAGCATAGCATCAACAGCATCATCCCTATCAATTCTGCCCCACCCACCACTCGTCTGCCACATCCCATTCACAACCCGACATATGACCAATGAATCATTGCCATTCTTGACGGCAATGCTTCTGTTATCCTGTGTCAGCACACATTGAAATGGTCTCAGATGCTTATGTTTTGGTGTTACTTTTTCTCTCCCAGTTGGTGTTCCGTTTGGACTGAAAGTGAATTTGCTCAAAGAATGCCGCAATAAATTCGACATTTCCAAATTGCTCAAGTGCCTATAACAGCTCTAGCAGATACACGAGAAAAAGCAGCTCCTTTCAGCAACTTTACCTGTCTCTCTAACAAGCATGAAAAAATAGGGACATGGTCACAGTGCCGCTTCGTCAGTGCTTTATCCTGTATCAGCTTCCTTTGATCTCCACcatgttttatcatttttattttatgtgattgcagttttttaattttattattagaattactagttaaaaaattaatactctcatccaataaaaaaaattgacatttatGTTAAGTAggtaaaattttacaaaagtattaaatacttttaatttgatattttaaagatattaatataagaaataattaatacattatatatttgtattaattattttattataaaaatatttaaatgatagtttcctgtttttaataattttccatttttaagaaatatatacCATTTGCCCaaaatctaaataattattaaatgggAATTACTAATTAAcaataattctaaattaaatattaaatagtcattttatttaataaacaaaggaaaaattaatatattcaccaaaaaaaggaaaaattaataatttcatatttttgttattcaatattttttataaagtatttggaaaattaataacaaataaaattatttaataattaactcttaaaaaaaataaatttctaatcCATATCTATATACATAGAGTaagaatacaaaaataaaaatataaaaacataattttcgttttttttaaattatgtaaacCGTTTactgtaataaaatatatttaatttttatacctttttttttttaataatttaaggaGGAGTATACATTACACAGTATCAAagtcggaaaaaaaaaatgtgtatttcGGTTTTCGAATAAGGCAGTGCATGTtcgaaatcaaaagaaaaataaaagccaTTAAATGCATTCACAGGCAGTAACGGAGGGAGGAGGAATAACAGGCCAATCGGAAAACTCCACGTCAGCAGAAGCAATTGCGAGTAAGAAGAGAACGTACAGTGATCGGCCATATCGAAGGTGGTTAGACCGGCGTCGGCGTAGCGGAGCATGGCCTCGACGGCGTCGTCTCGATCGATTCGGCCCCATCCGCCGCTGGTCTGCCACATTCCGTTCAGCACGCGGCATATCTCCAGCGAATCGTTCCTGTTACTCACCGTCACTCGCCGATTCTCGCTCGTGGCCGTGCTTACGTCAGCGCACCGAACAGAGTTTGCGCCGCTCCTTCGCCGCCGCGAGTCTCTCGAAGTAGAGTTGAAGCGCGTGG
Above is a window of Glycine soja cultivar W05 chromosome 12, ASM419377v2, whole genome shotgun sequence DNA encoding:
- the LOC114380234 gene encoding flagellar radial spoke protein 5-like isoform X1 — its product is MAAIVSHHHHRLFSASTRFNSTSRDSRRRRSGANSVRCADVSTATSENRRVTVSNRNDSLEICRVLNGMWQTSGGWGRIDRDDAVEAMLRYADAGLTTFDMADHYGPAEDLYGIFIDRVRRERPPELLEQVRGLTKWVPPPVKMTSSYVRDSINVSRKRMDVESLDMLQFHWWDYSNPGYLDALKHLTDLKEEGKIKTVALTNFDTERLQIILENEIPVVSNQVQHSLVDMRPQQRMAELCQHTGVKLITYGTVMGGLLSEKFLDTNISIPFAGPAINTPSLQKYKRMVDAWGGWSLFQGLLRTLKQVASKHGVSIATVGVKYILDQPAVAGSMVGVRLGLAEHIQDTNAIFSLVLDEDDVNSIREATAKGKDLLKVIGDCGDEYRRA
- the LOC114380234 gene encoding flagellar radial spoke protein 5-like isoform X3, with translation MGCGRRVVGGAELIGMMLLMLCLNMLMLASPLLIWLIYMDLLKIYMGFSLIEFVESVLQNYWNSLTKWVPPPVKMTSSYVRDSINVSRKRMDVESLDMLQFHWWDYSNPGYLDALKHLTDLKEEGKIKTVALTNFDTERLQIILENEIPVVSNQVQHSLVDMRPQQRMAELCQHTGVKLITYGTVMGGLLSEKFLDTNISIPFAGPAINTPSLQKYKRMVDAWGGWSLFQGLLRTLKQVASKHGVSIATVGVKYILDQPAVAGSMVGVRLGLAEHIQDTNAIFSLVLDEDDVNSIREATAKGKDLLKVIGDCGDEYRRA
- the LOC114380234 gene encoding flagellar radial spoke protein 5-like isoform X2 produces the protein MSNLLRHSLSKFTFSPNGTPTGREKVTPKHKHLRPFQCVLTQDNRSIAVKNGNDSLVICRVVNGMWQTSGGWGRIDRDDAVDAMLKYADAGLTTFDLADIYGPAEDLYGIFIDRVRRERPPELLEQVRGLTKWVPPPVKMTSSYVRDSINVSRKRMDVESLDMLQFHWWDYSNPGYLDALKHLTDLKEEGKIKTVALTNFDTERLQIILENEIPVVSNQVQHSLVDMRPQQRMAELCQHTGVKLITYGTVMGGLLSEKFLDTNISIPFAGPAINTPSLQKYKRMVDAWGGWSLFQGLLRTLKQVASKHGVSIATVGVKYILDQPAVAGSMVGVRLGLAEHIQDTNAIFSLVLDEDDVNSIREATAKGKDLLKVIGDCGDEYRRA